The following are encoded in a window of Sinomonas cyclohexanicum genomic DNA:
- the nadD gene encoding nicotinate-nucleotide adenylyltransferase, with protein MGPADQRESGRRVRLGVMGGTFDPIHHGHLVAASEVASKFKLDEVVFVPTGEPWQKSKRKVSAPEHRYLMTVIATASNPRFTVSRVDIERPGPTYTIDTLRDLRRLRPEADLYFITGADAMEQIVSWKDVDELWELAHFVGVTRPGHELHDLGRKDVSLLEVPAMAISSTDCRARVAVSEPVWYLVPDGVVQYIAKYGLYRGGGGEDCIEDSSRQKDEHGEAGSTAAAVR; from the coding sequence GTGGGCCCGGCAGACCAGCGCGAGAGCGGACGCCGCGTCCGCCTCGGTGTCATGGGTGGAACGTTCGACCCGATCCACCACGGGCACCTCGTCGCTGCGAGCGAGGTGGCCTCGAAGTTCAAGCTCGATGAGGTCGTCTTCGTGCCCACCGGGGAGCCGTGGCAGAAGTCCAAGCGGAAGGTCAGCGCCCCGGAGCACCGTTATCTCATGACGGTGATCGCGACCGCGTCCAACCCCCGCTTCACGGTGAGCAGGGTGGATATCGAGCGGCCGGGTCCCACCTACACGATCGACACCCTGCGCGACCTGCGGCGCCTGCGCCCTGAGGCCGACCTGTACTTCATCACGGGCGCGGACGCCATGGAGCAGATCGTCTCCTGGAAGGACGTGGACGAGCTGTGGGAGCTGGCGCACTTCGTCGGGGTCACGCGCCCGGGGCACGAGCTGCACGATCTCGGGCGCAAAGACGTGAGCCTTCTCGAGGTCCCGGCCATGGCGATCTCCTCGACCGACTGCAGGGCCAGGGTCGCCGTGTCGGAACCGGTCTGGTACCTCGTGCCTGACGGGGTGGTCCAGTACATCGCCAAGTACGGCCTGTATCGCGGCGGGGGCGGAGAGGACTGCATCGAGGACAGCAGCAGGCAGAAGGACGAGCACGGAGAGGCGGGGAGCACAGCGGCCGCTGTGCGGTGA
- a CDS encoding IS1380 family transposase: protein MKRTLWSSGLSVSADGVGVVAHSGGVALRLMADRSGLTAGLSKALARRSFSPIHDRGRVLADVAVMIAGGGEAIADIDVLRHQADVLGPVASPPTVWRALDEVTPSRLKRIQAARARARRHVWAQFPAGVPASRAAGADLGKDVVVLDVDATIVVAHSEKEQASPTFKKTFGFHPIGVWCDNTSEFLAGMLRTGKAGSNTAADHIAVLSDAISQVPAAYRRRLLIRSDGAGASHRLLDWLTEQGRVRGRSLEYSVGFAVTEPIRHAIANVPEQIWTPALDADGGVREGGDVAELTGLLDLAAWPEGMRIIVRRERPHPGAQLSLFEEADGWRYQAFATNTTSGQLAFLEARHRAHARVEDRIRHAKDTGLGRFPSREFAINQTWLALAGIAADLVAWTRLVGMVGDAKVLAACEPKALRYRFLHVPARLTHGARRRRLRIPETWPWAAAIVAVFANIAAIPQPA from the coding sequence GTGAAGCGTACTCTGTGGTCGTCGGGTCTGTCCGTGTCCGCTGACGGTGTCGGCGTGGTGGCCCACTCGGGTGGCGTCGCGTTGCGTCTGATGGCGGACCGGTCCGGGCTCACGGCTGGACTGTCCAAGGCGTTGGCACGCCGTTCCTTCTCCCCGATCCACGACCGCGGCCGGGTGCTGGCCGACGTGGCGGTGATGATCGCCGGTGGCGGGGAGGCGATCGCGGACATCGATGTCCTCAGGCATCAGGCTGACGTGCTCGGCCCGGTCGCGTCGCCCCCGACCGTCTGGAGGGCGCTGGACGAGGTCACCCCGTCGCGGCTGAAGCGGATCCAGGCCGCCCGGGCACGCGCGCGCCGGCACGTGTGGGCCCAGTTCCCCGCCGGCGTGCCGGCCAGCCGGGCCGCGGGCGCCGACCTCGGCAAGGACGTGGTGGTCCTGGACGTGGATGCCACGATCGTGGTGGCCCATTCCGAGAAGGAGCAGGCCTCCCCGACATTCAAGAAGACCTTCGGCTTCCACCCGATCGGGGTCTGGTGCGACAACACCTCCGAGTTCCTCGCGGGCATGCTGCGCACCGGCAAGGCCGGATCGAACACCGCAGCCGATCACATCGCGGTCCTCTCCGATGCGATCAGCCAGGTCCCCGCCGCCTATCGCAGGCGCCTGCTGATCCGCTCCGACGGCGCCGGGGCCTCCCACCGCCTGCTGGACTGGCTCACCGAGCAGGGCAGGGTCCGCGGGCGCAGCCTGGAGTACAGCGTGGGGTTCGCGGTCACCGAGCCTATCCGCCACGCCATCGCCAACGTCCCCGAACAGATCTGGACCCCGGCGCTGGACGCCGACGGCGGGGTGCGCGAAGGCGGCGACGTCGCCGAGCTCACCGGGCTGCTCGACCTGGCCGCGTGGCCGGAGGGGATGCGGATCATCGTCCGACGCGAACGCCCCCACCCGGGCGCGCAGCTGTCGCTGTTCGAAGAGGCCGACGGCTGGCGCTACCAGGCCTTCGCGACCAACACCACGAGCGGACAGCTGGCGTTCCTGGAGGCCCGCCACCGGGCCCACGCCCGGGTCGAGGACCGCATCCGCCACGCCAAGGACACCGGCCTGGGCCGGTTCCCGTCCCGCGAGTTCGCCATCAACCAGACGTGGCTGGCGCTGGCCGGCATCGCGGCGGACCTCGTGGCCTGGACCAGGCTCGTGGGAATGGTCGGAGACGCCAAGGTGCTCGCCGCCTGCGAGCCCAAGGCACTGCGCTATCGATTCCTGCACGTCCCGGCCCGCCTCACCCACGGCGCCCGCCGTCGACGGCTGCGGATCCCGGAGACCTGGCCTTGGGCAGCAGCGATCGTCGCGGTCTTCGCCAACATCGCCGCCATCCCACAACCAGCCTGA
- a CDS encoding ImmA/IrrE family metallo-endopeptidase, protein MTIQAASTTTERSVLASLRALIPNRTVTSQSEALRIAEHQATRLLELHSINDGPVPTELILELPKIEIELVDAPISGASFWNGNAWIIQINKHESHRRQRFTLAHEYKHIIDHNRADALYTGTRDTTPQQQAEQAADYFAGCLLVFRVVSPDRSRGGGLIGA, encoded by the coding sequence ATGACAATACAAGCAGCATCAACCACAACCGAGCGCAGCGTCCTGGCCAGCCTCCGCGCGCTCATCCCCAACCGGACCGTCACGAGCCAGAGCGAGGCCCTACGCATCGCCGAACACCAGGCAACCCGCCTTCTGGAACTCCACAGCATCAACGACGGTCCGGTCCCGACAGAACTGATCCTCGAACTGCCCAAGATCGAAATCGAACTCGTCGACGCACCCATCTCCGGTGCGAGCTTCTGGAACGGCAACGCATGGATAATCCAGATCAACAAGCACGAAAGCCACCGTCGTCAGCGCTTCACCCTCGCCCACGAGTACAAGCACATCATCGACCACAACCGCGCTGATGCCCTGTACACTGGCACCCGCGACACGACACCGCAGCAGCAGGCCGAACAGGCCGCAGACTACTTCGCCGGTTGCCTCCTAGTGTTCCGTGTCGTTAGCCCGGATCGTTCACGGGGCGGCGGCCTGATCGGCGCGTAG
- a CDS encoding antirestriction protein ArdA, producing MNHETTPSSTPERERDPDTTPAIYVASLADYVNGRLHGIWIDATIGPEAIHHEIQAMLATSKDPAPEEWAIHDYENFGPLRLSEYESIERVAAIAEHIKEKGPAFAAWLDYTGLDQEDWHYFDDAYLGEYDTLDAYTEQLIDDLGYDRLLDEALPESIRSYVKIDGHAMAQDLEASGDVFTVESDSGVYIFSSHY from the coding sequence ATGAACCACGAAACGACCCCCAGCAGCACCCCAGAGCGCGAACGCGACCCGGACACCACCCCGGCCATCTACGTCGCCTCGCTCGCCGACTACGTCAATGGCCGGCTCCACGGCATCTGGATCGATGCCACCATCGGTCCCGAAGCCATTCACCACGAGATCCAGGCCATGCTCGCCACCTCAAAGGATCCCGCTCCCGAAGAGTGGGCCATCCACGATTACGAGAACTTCGGCCCGCTGCGGCTGAGCGAATACGAGAGCATCGAGCGCGTCGCCGCCATCGCCGAGCACATCAAGGAGAAAGGGCCAGCCTTCGCCGCCTGGCTCGACTACACCGGCCTCGACCAAGAGGACTGGCACTACTTCGACGACGCCTACCTCGGCGAATACGACACCCTCGACGCCTACACCGAGCAGCTCATCGACGACCTCGGCTACGACCGCCTCCTCGACGAAGCCCTCCCCGAATCGATCCGCTCGTACGTCAAGATCGACGGCCACGCCATGGCCCAGGATCTCGAAGCCAGCGGCGACGTCTTCACCGTTGAATCCGACAGCGGCGTCTACATATTCTCCAGCCACTACTGA
- a CDS encoding IS630 family transposase yields the protein MANSPAAALRLFEGDEPELRRWMRATTVRAGLVKRARIVLLASEGVANTRIAELAGASVVTVLKWRSRYEEAGIAGLDDAERSGRPRELDHAEIVATTLTPPPKKYGVTHWSSRLLASHLKVGNATIARAWREYGVQPWRSETFKFSTDPELVGKVTDVVGLYLAPPENAIVLCVDEKSQIQALDRTAPMLPMRPGDAEKRTHDYTRHGTTTLFAALEIATGHVTGAVKPKHRRQEFLSFLRQLDRAYPEVELHLVMDNYATHKTPEVKAWLEKHPRFRVHFTPTSGSWLNLVEVWFGIIDRQAIRRGIFTSVKDLNAKIRQFITGWNDRKHAFVWTKTADEVLKKANHQPTSETRH from the coding sequence ATGGCGAATTCTCCGGCTGCTGCATTGCGTCTGTTCGAGGGTGACGAGCCGGAGCTGCGGCGGTGGATGCGCGCGACCACGGTCCGGGCGGGGCTGGTGAAGCGGGCGCGGATTGTGCTCCTGGCGTCGGAAGGCGTCGCGAACACGCGGATCGCCGAGCTCGCCGGCGCCTCGGTGGTGACGGTGCTGAAGTGGCGGTCCCGGTACGAGGAAGCGGGGATCGCCGGCCTCGATGACGCGGAGCGTTCGGGGCGCCCGCGGGAGCTGGATCACGCCGAGATCGTGGCGACGACCCTGACTCCGCCGCCGAAGAAGTATGGGGTGACGCACTGGTCCTCGCGGCTGCTCGCGTCGCACCTGAAGGTGGGCAATGCGACGATCGCGAGGGCGTGGCGCGAGTACGGGGTGCAGCCCTGGCGGTCGGAGACGTTCAAGTTCTCCACCGACCCCGAGCTGGTGGGCAAGGTCACCGATGTCGTCGGGCTGTACCTGGCGCCGCCGGAGAACGCGATCGTGCTGTGCGTGGACGAGAAGTCGCAGATCCAGGCACTGGACCGGACGGCGCCGATGCTCCCGATGCGGCCAGGCGACGCGGAGAAGCGCACCCATGACTACACGCGGCACGGCACGACGACACTGTTCGCCGCGCTCGAGATCGCGACAGGGCACGTCACCGGGGCGGTCAAGCCGAAGCACCGCAGGCAGGAGTTCCTCAGCTTCCTCCGACAGCTCGATCGCGCATACCCCGAGGTCGAGCTGCACCTGGTGATGGACAACTACGCGACCCACAAGACCCCGGAGGTCAAGGCGTGGCTGGAGAAGCACCCTCGCTTCCGCGTGCACTTCACCCCGACCTCGGGGTCGTGGCTGAACCTCGTCGAGGTCTGGTTCGGGATCATCGACCGCCAGGCAATCCGCCGCGGAATCTTCACCAGCGTCAAAGACCTCAACGCCAAGATCCGGCAATTCATCACCGGCTGGAACGACCGCAAACACGCCTTCGTCTGGACCAAGACCGCCGACGAAGTCCTCAAGAAGGCGAACCATCAGCCAACTTCAGAAACACGACACTAG
- a CDS encoding glutamate-5-semialdehyde dehydrogenase, with translation MDPASVAAVQPPLAPAEVEAAVHAIGDRARAASRVMARANRAWKDRALRAIGAALKAKEAQILAANAKDLEAGRENGTSKALLDRLALTPARIDGLVDALETLAGLPDPVGNVVRGQTLPNGLRVRQVNVPMGVVAAIYEARPNVTVDIAGLALKSGNAVILRGGSAAAHTNAALLDVLRDTLDSVGLPADAVQSVDAYGREGGNVLMKARGRVDVLIPRGGRELIQSVVLNSTVPVIETGEGNVHIFVDASADEQMAVDILVNAKTQRPSVCNTVETVLVHKDSTVLPAVARALAERGVRLHVDGRTMAALPEGVSAEAATDRDWATEYMDLELAVATVDGLDEAIAHIRRWTTGHTEAILTNDLANAERFIAEIDSAAVMVNASTRFTDGGELGLGAEVGISTQKLHARGPMGLAELTTTKWIVQGEGQVRG, from the coding sequence ATGGATCCGGCCTCCGTGGCCGCCGTGCAGCCGCCGCTCGCGCCTGCGGAGGTCGAGGCGGCGGTGCACGCGATCGGAGACCGGGCCAGGGCAGCGTCGCGCGTCATGGCACGCGCCAACAGGGCATGGAAGGACCGCGCGCTCCGTGCCATCGGGGCCGCGCTGAAGGCCAAGGAGGCCCAGATCCTCGCCGCCAACGCGAAGGACCTCGAGGCCGGGCGCGAGAACGGCACCTCCAAGGCGCTCCTGGACAGGCTCGCCCTCACGCCCGCGCGGATCGACGGGCTCGTGGACGCACTTGAGACGCTCGCGGGCCTGCCCGACCCCGTGGGCAACGTGGTCCGCGGGCAGACCCTGCCCAACGGGCTGCGGGTCCGCCAGGTCAACGTGCCCATGGGCGTCGTGGCCGCCATCTACGAGGCCCGGCCCAACGTCACCGTCGACATCGCGGGCCTTGCCCTCAAGAGCGGCAACGCCGTCATCCTTCGCGGCGGCAGCGCCGCGGCCCACACGAACGCGGCGCTCCTGGACGTCCTACGGGACACGCTGGACTCGGTCGGCCTGCCCGCCGACGCCGTCCAGAGTGTCGACGCCTACGGCCGCGAGGGCGGCAACGTGCTCATGAAGGCCCGTGGACGCGTCGACGTGCTCATCCCTCGCGGCGGTCGCGAGCTCATCCAGAGCGTCGTGCTGAACTCGACCGTCCCGGTCATCGAGACCGGCGAGGGGAACGTCCACATCTTCGTCGATGCGAGCGCGGACGAGCAGATGGCAGTGGACATCCTGGTCAACGCGAAGACGCAGCGCCCGAGCGTGTGCAACACGGTCGAGACGGTCCTGGTCCACAAGGACTCGACCGTCCTGCCGGCCGTCGCCCGCGCCCTCGCCGAGCGCGGCGTGCGCCTGCACGTCGACGGGCGCACCATGGCGGCACTCCCCGAGGGCGTGAGCGCGGAGGCAGCAACCGACCGGGACTGGGCCACCGAGTACATGGACCTCGAGCTGGCCGTCGCCACCGTGGACGGCCTCGACGAGGCCATCGCCCACATCCGCCGGTGGACCACCGGGCACACCGAGGCGATTCTCACGAACGACCTGGCCAACGCGGAGCGGTTCATCGCGGAGATCGACTCGGCGGCGGTCATGGTCAACGCCTCGACGCGCTTCACTGACGGCGGCGAGCTCGGGCTCGGAGCCGAGGTGGGCATCTCCACGCAGAAGCTCCATGCCCGGGGCCCGATGGGCCTTGCCGAACTCACGACCACGAAGTGGATCGTGCAGGGCGAGGGACAGGTCCGCGGCTGA
- the obgE gene encoding GTPase ObgE: MASFVDRVVLHVSGGNGGHGCISVKREKFKPLGGPDGGNGGNGGDVVLRVSHQTTTLLDYHHSPHRHAQNGGPGMGDWRAGHTGETLVLPVPDGTVVKSRDGKVLADLVGDGTEYIAAAGGQGGLGNAALSSAKRKAPGFALLGIPGDERDVVLELKSIADIALVGYPSAGKSSLIAAMSAARPKIADYPFTTLVPNLGVVQAGDVRFTIADVPGLIEGASEGRGLGHDFLRHVERCAAIVHVLDCGTLEAERNPLDDLDVIEAELTKYAVDMSYAGVDGEAVPLNERPKIVALNKTDLPDGKDMAEMVRPELERRGYRVFEVSATSHAGLKALGFAMAEVVQAARDAVEAAPPKVAPAVLRPRAVNETGFKIRREERNLEPLFRVLGDKPEKWVKQTDFANEEAIGFLADRLNRLGVEDELFKVGAKPGDTVVIGEDDAVVFDWEPTMMTGAEVLTGPRGTDLRLADWERPTRAQKREEYEDRKASRAAARDELEAERRAGIWTESSQRRRASERDALASEEDAEGQWADDDDL; encoded by the coding sequence GTGGCGAGCTTCGTCGACCGTGTCGTCCTGCACGTCTCGGGAGGGAATGGCGGCCACGGCTGCATCTCCGTCAAGAGGGAGAAGTTCAAGCCTCTCGGCGGCCCGGACGGGGGGAACGGCGGCAACGGCGGCGACGTCGTGCTGCGCGTCTCCCACCAGACGACCACGCTGCTCGACTACCACCATTCGCCGCACCGGCACGCCCAGAACGGCGGCCCCGGCATGGGCGACTGGCGCGCCGGGCACACCGGGGAGACTCTCGTGCTCCCGGTGCCGGACGGGACCGTCGTGAAGTCGCGGGACGGCAAGGTCCTCGCCGACCTCGTGGGCGACGGGACGGAGTACATCGCCGCGGCCGGCGGCCAGGGCGGGCTCGGCAACGCCGCGCTCTCGTCCGCGAAGCGCAAGGCGCCGGGCTTCGCCCTGCTGGGCATCCCCGGCGATGAGCGGGACGTCGTCCTCGAGCTCAAGTCGATCGCGGACATCGCACTCGTGGGCTACCCCTCGGCGGGCAAGTCCAGCCTGATCGCCGCGATGTCCGCCGCGAGGCCCAAGATCGCCGACTACCCGTTCACGACTCTCGTCCCGAACCTCGGCGTGGTCCAGGCCGGCGACGTGCGCTTCACCATCGCCGACGTGCCCGGGCTCATCGAGGGCGCGAGCGAGGGGCGCGGGCTCGGCCATGACTTCCTCCGCCACGTGGAGCGGTGCGCGGCGATCGTGCACGTGCTGGACTGCGGCACGCTCGAGGCGGAGCGCAACCCGCTCGACGACCTCGACGTCATCGAGGCCGAGCTCACCAAGTACGCAGTGGACATGAGCTATGCGGGGGTGGACGGCGAGGCGGTACCGCTCAACGAGCGCCCCAAGATTGTGGCACTGAACAAGACTGACCTTCCCGACGGCAAGGACATGGCCGAGATGGTGCGCCCGGAGCTCGAGCGCCGCGGCTACCGAGTGTTCGAGGTCTCGGCGACGAGCCATGCGGGACTCAAGGCGCTCGGGTTCGCGATGGCCGAGGTCGTCCAGGCGGCCCGTGACGCCGTCGAGGCCGCGCCGCCGAAGGTGGCCCCCGCCGTCCTGCGTCCCCGCGCGGTCAACGAGACGGGCTTCAAGATCCGCCGCGAGGAGCGCAACCTCGAGCCGCTCTTCCGCGTGCTCGGCGACAAGCCCGAGAAGTGGGTCAAGCAGACGGACTTCGCCAACGAGGAGGCCATCGGCTTCCTCGCGGACCGGCTCAACCGGCTCGGGGTCGAGGATGAGCTGTTCAAGGTCGGGGCCAAGCCGGGCGACACTGTGGTGATCGGCGAGGACGACGCGGTCGTGTTCGACTGGGAGCCGACCATGATGACCGGCGCCGAGGTCCTCACCGGCCCCCGCGGCACCGACCTGCGCCTCGCGGACTGGGAGCGTCCCACGCGCGCCCAGAAGCGCGAGGAGTACGAGGACCGCAAGGCGTCGAGGGCGGCTGCCCGCGACGAGCTCGAGGCGGAGCGCCGGGCGGGGATCTGGACCGAATCTTCACAGCGTCGTCGTGCCTCCGAGCGCGACGCGCTCGCGAGCGAGGAGGATGCCGAGGGGCAGTGGGCCGATGACGATGACCTCTGA
- a CDS encoding histidine phosphatase family protein, with the protein MEAAPRRRIVFWRHGRTDWNAAGRFQGQTDIPLNDEGHRQAALAARRLASLGPDAIVSSDLARTRSTADTLASVTGLPVSVDAGLRETNAGQWQGHTFDAIRAMDPDALHLWEEGDVHTRAGGAETRLDVAARVHHAVDRALGDVPADGTLVVVSHGGAIRVGLAHLLGLPHGLWGALSGLSNCSWSILEERRPAGDGTLRWRLGEHNAGTLPVPVTLEEG; encoded by the coding sequence GTGGAGGCGGCTCCACGCCGCCGCATCGTCTTCTGGCGGCACGGCCGTACGGACTGGAATGCCGCCGGACGCTTCCAGGGGCAGACGGACATCCCGCTCAACGACGAGGGCCACCGGCAGGCCGCCCTCGCCGCGCGGCGCCTCGCCTCGCTCGGCCCGGACGCGATCGTCTCCTCGGATCTCGCCCGGACGCGTTCGACGGCGGACACCCTCGCCTCGGTCACCGGGCTGCCCGTGTCCGTCGATGCGGGGCTGCGCGAGACCAACGCCGGGCAGTGGCAGGGCCACACGTTCGACGCGATCCGCGCGATGGACCCCGATGCCCTGCACCTGTGGGAGGAGGGGGACGTGCACACCCGCGCGGGCGGTGCGGAGACACGGCTCGATGTGGCCGCGCGCGTCCACCATGCGGTGGACCGTGCCCTCGGCGACGTGCCCGCAGACGGGACGCTCGTCGTGGTGAGCCACGGCGGGGCGATCCGCGTGGGCCTCGCCCACCTCCTCGGGCTGCCGCACGGGCTGTGGGGCGCCCTCTCCGGCCTCTCGAACTGCTCGTGGTCAATCCTCGAGGAGCGCCGCCCGGCCGGCGACGGCACACTGCGGTGGCGCCTCGGCGAGCACAACGCGGGCACGCTGCCCGTGCCCGTCACCCTCGAGGAAGGCTGA
- the proB gene encoding glutamate 5-kinase has translation MTMTSEARVRGREWLPEARRIVVKVGSSSLTTIRGGISEKSLAALVDSLADRANTGTEIVLVSSGAIAAGLAPLGLARRPRDLATQQAAASVGQGLLMARYTQAFGAHGVTVSQVLLTADDLVRRTQYKNAHRALEKLLHLGVVPVVNENDTVATHEIRFGDNDRLAALVAHLVHADALVLLSDVDSVYTGPPSEGGVRIEHVRGSGDLDGVQIGSTGKAGVGTGGMATKVEAASIAASSGIPALVTSTAAASRALAGEDVGTWFSVSGRRKPVRLLWLEHLAAVRGTLTLDDGAVRAVAQRHRSLLPAGITAVTGDFEAGDPVEIADQAGRVVARGLVNFSADELPAMLGRSTKELGKELGPEYERVVVHVDDLVLV, from the coding sequence ATGACGATGACCTCTGAGGCGCGCGTGAGGGGGCGGGAGTGGCTGCCCGAGGCGCGGCGCATCGTGGTCAAGGTCGGCTCCTCGTCGCTGACGACCATCCGCGGCGGCATCTCCGAGAAGTCCCTCGCCGCGCTCGTGGACTCCCTCGCCGACCGGGCGAACACCGGCACCGAGATAGTGCTCGTCTCGTCCGGGGCGATCGCCGCCGGTCTCGCGCCGCTGGGCCTCGCCCGCCGTCCTCGGGACCTCGCGACCCAGCAGGCGGCCGCCAGCGTGGGCCAGGGGCTCCTGATGGCGCGGTACACGCAGGCCTTCGGGGCGCACGGCGTGACCGTCAGCCAGGTCCTCCTTACCGCGGACGATCTGGTCCGCCGCACCCAGTACAAGAACGCCCACCGTGCGCTCGAGAAGCTCCTCCACCTCGGCGTCGTGCCGGTGGTCAACGAGAATGACACGGTGGCGACCCACGAGATCCGGTTCGGCGACAACGACCGCCTGGCGGCCCTTGTGGCGCACCTCGTCCACGCCGACGCGCTCGTCTTGCTCTCCGACGTCGACTCCGTCTACACGGGGCCGCCCTCCGAGGGCGGTGTCCGGATCGAGCATGTCCGCGGCTCGGGCGACCTCGACGGCGTGCAGATCGGCAGCACCGGGAAGGCCGGAGTGGGCACGGGCGGCATGGCGACCAAGGTCGAGGCGGCCAGCATCGCGGCGAGCTCCGGCATTCCCGCCCTCGTGACCTCGACGGCGGCCGCCTCCCGCGCGCTCGCCGGCGAGGACGTCGGGACCTGGTTCAGCGTGAGCGGCCGGCGCAAACCGGTCCGGCTCCTGTGGCTTGAACACCTCGCCGCCGTGCGCGGCACCCTGACGCTCGACGACGGCGCCGTCCGTGCCGTTGCGCAGCGTCACCGCTCGCTGCTGCCCGCCGGGATCACGGCCGTCACGGGCGACTTCGAGGCGGGCGATCCCGTGGAGATCGCCGATCAGGCGGGCCGCGTCGTTGCCCGCGGACTCGTGAACTTCTCCGCGGACGAGCTGCCGGCCATGCTGGGGCGGTCCACGAAGGAGCTCGGCAAGGAGCTCGGGCCCGAGTACGAGCGCGTCGTCGTGCACGTCGACGACCTCGTCCTCGTGTGA
- a CDS encoding helix-turn-helix domain-containing protein, with protein MQEEYDVRGLADAIRSQREKLGLSASEVARQAGVAKGTITRLELGQISNPRMDNLRAIADVLDIPLTELLAESSLLRDSDLPALAPYLRTKFKDMPEGALKEINDHFREVAKRHGIHLNNGPAPGEDE; from the coding sequence ATGCAAGAAGAATACGACGTACGAGGACTGGCAGACGCCATCCGCAGCCAACGCGAGAAGCTCGGCCTATCAGCAAGCGAGGTCGCCCGCCAGGCAGGCGTAGCCAAGGGCACCATCACCCGGCTCGAGCTGGGACAGATCAGCAATCCGCGCATGGACAACCTCCGCGCCATCGCGGACGTCCTGGACATTCCCCTCACTGAGCTGCTCGCCGAATCGAGCCTCCTACGGGACTCCGACCTGCCAGCCCTGGCCCCGTACCTCCGCACGAAATTCAAGGACATGCCCGAAGGCGCACTCAAAGAAATCAACGACCATTTCAGGGAGGTCGCCAAGCGCCACGGCATCCACCTCAACAACGGACCCGCCCCGGGCGAGGACGAATAA
- the rsfS gene encoding ribosome silencing factor yields the protein MSATETAIELARTAAKAAADKLAENIVAVDVSERLAITDIFVIASAETERQVNAVVDNIEDELIVQLDRRPVRREGRSEGRWVLLDFGDVVVHVMHSEDRAFYALERLWKDCPAVDLGLDDAGAAASAVG from the coding sequence GTGAGCGCAACAGAGACGGCCATCGAATTGGCCCGGACGGCCGCCAAGGCCGCGGCGGACAAGCTGGCCGAGAACATTGTGGCCGTGGACGTGAGTGAGCGTCTGGCCATTACCGACATCTTCGTCATCGCGTCCGCGGAGACGGAACGCCAGGTCAACGCCGTGGTGGACAACATCGAGGACGAGCTCATCGTCCAGTTGGACCGCCGCCCGGTGCGGCGCGAGGGCCGTTCCGAGGGCCGCTGGGTGCTCCTGGACTTCGGCGACGTCGTGGTCCATGTGATGCACAGCGAGGACCGCGCCTTCTACGCGCTCGAGCGCCTCTGGAAGGACTGCCCGGCGGTGGATCTGGGCCTCGACGATGCGGGGGCGGCCGCCTCCGCCGTGGGCTGA